Proteins from one Deinococcus misasensis DSM 22328 genomic window:
- a CDS encoding YcaO-like family protein: protein MPELFLVGEGRLYGAVQQQSLFQDRFLKPLDREPAAGDVLVSAHDQWRGPEIQDLEGYATRNGAHFIPAVLNHSLVTVGPWIDPEGSFSALDAEKRRKEVAGFQELDHQRDLSSVLPEPALTLAVNALDALLQSYLQDQSFDAGRVYALRIQDLMGRWHQFHLPAHAGPLLQDDTFEAARIELQPRIQHNPRSFREKPLAVDRQTLRDHLLDWRYGLMNHTFKTNNTPLALSGVEFQIPGRKARESGWGRSEDFESAEQVAFLEALERYGSQRPRGKRTTVRGSFKDLQPHAFDPRKLGQVTSGYESHPDYRYTPFQEDTVTDWVWGHSFSEGQPVLVPEHLAYYSHNQIPRAERFFYDSSNGCALGASREEATLYGLLEVIERDAFLIAWHTRAPVPEIDLDSIDQPMVQHLRNRLESIGFDLHCFDITTDNGVPAVWALLVNQKDEYPKTLSAAGAHFDPNKALLGGLIEVAVNAFVHERHAAHTDEALLAMLEDPTLVKTLDDHVAVNAHPAAFERHAFLLQADRKKATLQDLYPDWQERWVRDDLTDVLKTLLQKLQDLGQEVISIDQTPPQSQKLGFSHAKVIVTGMLPMVFGHLNQRIDGFPRLLQVPLQKGYTPSFHRDPHPFP, encoded by the coding sequence ATGCCTGAACTGTTTCTGGTGGGAGAAGGTCGGCTGTACGGGGCTGTGCAACAGCAAAGCCTGTTTCAGGACCGTTTCCTCAAACCTCTGGACCGTGAACCTGCTGCGGGCGATGTGCTGGTTTCCGCCCATGACCAATGGAGGGGACCCGAGATTCAGGACCTCGAAGGGTATGCGACGCGCAACGGTGCACACTTCATTCCTGCGGTCTTGAACCACAGTCTGGTGACGGTCGGACCGTGGATTGACCCTGAAGGCTCATTTTCTGCTCTGGATGCCGAAAAGCGCCGCAAAGAAGTGGCTGGCTTTCAAGAGCTGGACCATCAACGCGACCTGAGCAGTGTGCTTCCCGAGCCTGCCCTGACGCTGGCGGTCAATGCGCTGGACGCCCTCCTGCAAAGCTACCTGCAAGACCAATCTTTCGATGCAGGTCGGGTGTACGCCCTGAGGATTCAGGACTTGATGGGCAGATGGCACCAGTTTCACCTGCCTGCCCACGCAGGACCACTGCTGCAAGACGACACCTTTGAAGCTGCCCGCATTGAGCTGCAACCCCGAATCCAGCACAACCCCCGGTCTTTCCGCGAAAAACCCCTTGCTGTGGACCGCCAGACCTTGCGCGACCACCTGCTGGACTGGCGTTACGGCCTGATGAACCACACCTTCAAAACCAACAACACCCCTCTGGCGCTCAGCGGTGTGGAATTCCAGATTCCGGGTCGCAAAGCCAGAGAAAGCGGATGGGGCCGCAGCGAAGACTTCGAAAGCGCAGAACAGGTGGCTTTTCTGGAGGCTCTGGAGCGTTACGGTTCCCAGCGTCCCAGAGGCAAACGCACCACGGTTCGGGGCAGTTTCAAAGACCTGCAACCCCACGCTTTTGATCCACGCAAACTCGGGCAGGTGACCTCGGGTTACGAGTCGCACCCGGATTACCGTTACACCCCTTTTCAGGAAGACACCGTGACCGACTGGGTGTGGGGTCACTCTTTCTCTGAAGGGCAACCCGTGCTGGTCCCCGAGCATCTGGCTTACTACAGCCACAACCAGATTCCCAGAGCAGAACGCTTCTTTTACGACAGTTCCAATGGTTGTGCCCTCGGAGCGTCCAGAGAAGAAGCCACCCTGTACGGTCTTTTGGAGGTCATCGAACGGGACGCTTTCCTGATCGCCTGGCACACCCGCGCACCCGTTCCAGAGATCGATCTGGACAGCATCGATCAGCCGATGGTGCAGCACCTGAGAAACCGTCTGGAGTCCATCGGCTTTGACCTGCACTGCTTTGACATCACCACCGACAACGGGGTTCCTGCGGTCTGGGCTTTGCTGGTGAACCAGAAAGACGAGTACCCCAAAACGCTCTCGGCAGCAGGGGCACACTTTGATCCCAACAAGGCTTTGCTGGGAGGGCTCATTGAAGTGGCCGTGAACGCCTTTGTGCATGAACGCCACGCAGCCCACACCGATGAGGCTTTGCTGGCGATGCTGGAAGATCCGACTCTGGTCAAAACCCTTGATGACCATGTGGCGGTCAATGCCCACCCCGCAGCCTTCGAGCGGCATGCATTCCTGCTTCAGGCAGACCGCAAAAAAGCCACCCTGCAAGACCTGTATCCCGACTGGCAGGAGCGCTGGGTGCGCGATGACCTCACCGACGTTTTGAAAACCCTCTTGCAGAAGCTGCAAGACCTCGGGCAGGAGGTGATCAGCATCGACCAGACCCCACCCCAGAGCCAGAAATTGGGTTTCAGCCATGCCAAAGTCATCGTGACGGGCATGTTGCCGATGGTGTTCGGACACCTCAACCAGCGCATTGACGGCTTTCCCAGACTTTTGCAGGTTCCCTTGCAAAAAGGGTACACCCCCAGCTTTCACCGGGACCCCCATCCCTTTCCGTAA